AAGACCCAACAGGATATTTCATGTTCAGGATTTCTAGtatgtttagatttttattttttagggaaaaaaaaatcataatttgcaGAGCCTGCAAAATAGTAGAGGAAAACGGTTAttaggaattaaaaaaaaagaagaacaacCAGCTTCGGAGGGAAAAGACTGCAACATatgcaatatttaaaacaaacagtggAATATTCTGCCCTACCATTAAGAACCACAATGTATTGAAATGTTAAATGCTAAAAGCATCATGTTTAAATCTCCTGAGTAAGCTGTGCTTTTGGTCTGCTCAATTTAAGGCCAAAACTATGTCCAACTTCATttataaaatgctgtttgtagCTCTGCATAGAAACACTGTTGGGCCTTTTTTACGTCATCAGCTGGTGTTGGAAATTCTTGCTTGAAAGGGTGCGTGCAGATCCCATTTCAAGCTAAATACCAACTAGAACTGCATGCTAGCACTAAAGAGCATTCACTAACGCCAAAAGTCATTTAAAACCGTTTACAACTTAAACatcatttggtttattttaataaactgacTCTGCAATATAATATTGGATAGAAATTCAGCATAAAACTAATGTGGATCAGAAATGTGTGGGGAAGAAAACTTGCTCAAGCACTTACAGCGGTCCAAGAACTACAACTACTTTGGTGGGACAAACCCTTTGTTTCCATCTAAAAACACTAAACTGAGAAGTTTTCTACTAGCAAAGGATGAGAAGCTGGAGGAGATTCCTCAACCGGAATTTGGCTTTGTTCATTTCTGAATCAGCATCCATCCTCCCACCATCCCGATGTTTTCTGTCCAGCAGCTGGAAACTCACCAGAGTAGCATTCTTGGATCCCACGCTGGCTCGCTGCACGAGGAGCTTCTTGTCTCCCAGCTGCATGCCATTCAGTCCAGCAATAGCCTACAAGAACACCAACGTTTAATTACATTCTCCTGAAACAAGCACCACTGATGCGTATTTTTTCCTCTGTTGGGGCCCATTACCTGATCATTCAAGTTGACATCAACATATTCACAGAAAGCGTATCCTTTAGATAGGCCTGTGGCACTGTCTTTCACCAGATTAAAGGCCTTCAGAGGACCAAATGACGTCAACAGCTCCTTCACCTAGAAGATAGATGTGTAGGTAAGAGCTCAAATATATCAAAGATCTTAAATTGAGTCATGTTGTTTCCACCATCTTTGttaagcaaaaatataattCTCTATCTTGCAATCGGTTAATCTCCTGCTTTAAAAGGCTTGTGAACACTGGAGGACGTGACCTGTTAGAAAAACAATTGTATGAAGCAGATTATGGTTTGTATCCCAGTTTAAAGGAATAAACACTAACTTGGTCATCATTCAGGTAGTTCGGCAAACCACCTATGAAGAGCTTGTGAGCTGAATCTGGCACCACGGTGGACACCACACCTGCATCATGTACAAGGATGGAAGCAAACACATCGAATCACACGATTACACATCAAAGCATGATCGAGAAtatttgatgaatattaatgaatTGTGACAAGCAACTGAggttaaaaaccattaattgtCTGTGTACCCGGCACATAGACACTGGGGTTCTCGCTCATGCCAGGCAGGGGCTGGTAATCATGGGGGCGGCGGATTTTAAGACTCTGGCCTTGAAAGATAATCCCATCAAAGGCCATTGCCTGTGTTGTTTCATCCACCGAACGGAACTGCAGACAGACAATTACAGATGATTGAGATAAAAACATCATGTAATCAAACGGGTTGTTTTAGACATAGTAATCACAGATTCTGGTCCTTGCATACTAACTTACCTCCAGGAAGGCAAAATTCTTATCCTGGTTGATCTGTACTGCAAGGACAGGATTCCCAGGGGCCTGAGTAAGACCCCCCAAACGCATCTGAGCATTAAAAAAGTCCATCATAGACTCCTACATCGAAGAGAGGAATaagatcagttaatttattcacattttattaaaatgtaaatacattaccaaaaaatgcataatttatagtttttacCTCTGTGATGCCAAATGGGATGTTGCCCACATAGAGACGGCGAGCCTGCCGGGTCATCTGACTGCCCACCACGGGTACGGGGGTGGGGGTAACAGCCAGGCCATCTGGAGTCATGGTAGGCAGCAGGGCTGTGGCTGGGATCTGTCCGGCCGCTACAAAATTAATaaagcaaatgtttaaaagccTGCACTTTTTTTTCTATCTCAGCATTTCATCCGGTTTACATTACAGCCGTACCTTGTCCATGGAGTGTTTGACTCGGActataaaatatattacaaaTGGATCGAGGAAAAGGGTACCTTGCATGGCTTTGTACTGCATGGGAGTGATGTGTTCAAAGCCAGGTGGAGGGACATCCCAGTACTTCTtcaccttcttcttcttctcgcGATGGGGAGAACGGCTGTTGAAACAACAGAAGGAGGGTAGACGTTACTAACATTTTCGAATTAAACCAAActtttggtaaaaacaaaacagactaCTAAAGCAGACACTAGGTTGTATTTACTTATTGAGAATTTGCattcataaaaaatacacagaacTGACAATAAAGTGAAAAGGAGTGGTAGAAGAGCCCCATCTGCCCCATTACTTGATTAAAACATAGTACAAAGTGTCTGAACACAGACAATTGCAGTTGTTGCAACAAGGCACAGGCCGGCTTTGTGTTAGTTTGCTGTATTACCTTCCAGCTTTGTCCTGGGGGTAGCTGGATGGTGAGCTGAAATGACATTGGAAGGGATTGACATTTCTCTCAAAGTCAAATTAACTGTTAACATTTACACTTCACAAAATTGTGAGTCCAATTTACCCTTACATTCACCAGACCTGGGCAAAAGAATGTAAGAATTTACAACAGTGTGAAAGAAATCAGCTATCGTTTTTACACCAGACGGCTTATGAAACATCGAGGTCAGGAGAGTTAACATATGTGCGAGCTTTTCCCCAAACTAGATGCAAACCTCCATCCTACATTTGTGAACGGAAATGAAAGAGAAGCTAGTGCAATCTTGCTCTCGTCATATTGGCAACAAATATTGCATAGGCTGTCATCTGCTTATCTGGGTCCAGCAAAAAATAATCTCTATTAACTCATTCTCTTCTtcaaaaaaaaactgtacattTAGATCCAAAAGTCAAAAATGTTGAGCTACTGGGGGGAATCTGCAGGTAAACTTCCTGAAACTCAATTATTTACCAGTGGTGCTATAATGATAaggttttgcattgttttgcaaaaaaagcGAAGAAAAAATGGAGTCCAGATTTAACCTATCAATCTTTCCATTACTATTAACAACTTGTTTCATGCAATCTGCAGAAAATATCCTTAACGCCTTCAATAATAATCAAACAGATATGTTTGTTTACAGATGGAAGCAA
This genomic stretch from Girardinichthys multiradiatus isolate DD_20200921_A chromosome 3, DD_fGirMul_XY1, whole genome shotgun sequence harbors:
- the u2af2a gene encoding U2 small nuclear RNA auxiliary factor 2a isoform X4, whose amino-acid sequence is MSDYDEFERQLSENKQAERDKENRHHRRSSSRSRSRERKRRSRDRDRRSRDRRGDSKERRHRRSRSPHREKKKKVKKYWDVPPPGFEHITPMQYKAMQAAGQIPATALLPTMTPDGLAVTPTPVPVVGSQMTRQARRLYVGNIPFGITEESMMDFFNAQMRLGGLTQAPGNPVLAVQINQDKNFAFLEFRSVDETTQAMAFDGIIFQGQSLKIRRPHDYQPLPGMSENPSVYVPGVVSTVVPDSAHKLFIGGLPNYLNDDQVKELLTSFGPLKAFNLVKDSATGLSKGYAFCEYVDVNLNDQAIAGLNGMQLGDKKLLVQRASVGSKNATLTTINQTPVTLQVPGLNSSVTQMGGLPTEVLCLMNMVAPEELLDDEEYEEIVEDVREECGKYGQVKSIEIPRPVDGLEVPGTGKIFVEFTSVFDSQKAMQGLTGRKFANRVVVTKYCDPDAYHRRDFW
- the u2af2a gene encoding U2 small nuclear RNA auxiliary factor 2a isoform X2, producing the protein MSDYDEFERQLSENKQAERDKENRHHRRSSSRSRSRERKRRSRDRDRRSRDRRGDSKERRHRRSSPSSYPQDKAGSRSPHREKKKKVKKYWDVPPPGFEHITPMQYKAMQAAGQIPATALLPTMTPDGLAVTPTPVPVVGSQMTRQARRLYVGNIPFGITEESMMDFFNAQMRLGGLTQAPGNPVLAVQINQDKNFAFLEFRSVDETTQAMAFDGIIFQGQSLKIRRPHDYQPLPGMSENPSVYVPGVVSTVVPDSAHKLFIGGLPNYLNDDQVKELLTSFGPLKAFNLVKDSATGLSKGYAFCEYVDVNLNDQAIAGLNGMQLGDKKLLVQRASVGSKNATLTTINQTPVTLQVPGLNSSVTQMGGLPTEVLCLMNMVAPEELLDDEEYEEIVEDVREECGKYGQVKSIEIPRPVDGLEVPGTGKIFVEFTSVFDSQKAMQGLTGRKFANRVVVTKYCDPDAYHRRDFW
- the u2af2a gene encoding U2 small nuclear RNA auxiliary factor 2a isoform X3, producing MSDYDEFERQLSENKQAERDKENRHHRRSSSRSRSRERKRRSRDRDRRSRDRRGDSKERRHRRSRSPHREKKKKVKKYWDVPPPGFEHITPMQYKAMQAAGQIPATALLPTMTPDGLAVTPTPVPVVGSQMTRQARRLYVGNIPFGITEESMMDFFNAQMRLGGLTQAPGNPVLAVQINQDKNFAFLEFRSVDETTQAMAFDGIIFQGQSLKIRRPHDYQPLPGMSENPSVYVPGTQTINGVVSTVVPDSAHKLFIGGLPNYLNDDQVKELLTSFGPLKAFNLVKDSATGLSKGYAFCEYVDVNLNDQAIAGLNGMQLGDKKLLVQRASVGSKNATLTTINQTPVTLQVPGLNSSVTQMGGLPTEVLCLMNMVAPEELLDDEEYEEIVEDVREECGKYGQVKSIEIPRPVDGLEVPGTGKIFVEFTSVFDSQKAMQGLTGRKFANRVVVTKYCDPDAYHRRDFW
- the u2af2a gene encoding U2 small nuclear RNA auxiliary factor 2a isoform X1 → MSDYDEFERQLSENKQAERDKENRHHRRSSSRSRSRERKRRSRDRDRRSRDRRGDSKERRHRRSSPSSYPQDKAGSRSPHREKKKKVKKYWDVPPPGFEHITPMQYKAMQAAGQIPATALLPTMTPDGLAVTPTPVPVVGSQMTRQARRLYVGNIPFGITEESMMDFFNAQMRLGGLTQAPGNPVLAVQINQDKNFAFLEFRSVDETTQAMAFDGIIFQGQSLKIRRPHDYQPLPGMSENPSVYVPGTQTINGVVSTVVPDSAHKLFIGGLPNYLNDDQVKELLTSFGPLKAFNLVKDSATGLSKGYAFCEYVDVNLNDQAIAGLNGMQLGDKKLLVQRASVGSKNATLTTINQTPVTLQVPGLNSSVTQMGGLPTEVLCLMNMVAPEELLDDEEYEEIVEDVREECGKYGQVKSIEIPRPVDGLEVPGTGKIFVEFTSVFDSQKAMQGLTGRKFANRVVVTKYCDPDAYHRRDFW